ATTCTTTTGGCCACGTGGTATACAGATATGTTTCAGTGCCACTTGCATCGTTCCAACCTGATCCGTACGCATTCAGATGGTAATCGATATGGACATTAGCACCCCAGGTATTTATTAATTCACAGCGTTTGTTTAGCGGAACATCACTTTCCCCAGTAGGATCATCAATCCGTTTTTGACTAACTCCTTCATAATTTTCAAGTTCTATCATTACAAGCTTCACAATCTCACTTGTAACCTGCCATTCTTTATATCCATCGGGGGACTGCTTTCCTGGCGTGATACGTGCATGTCCTGCAGCGTGAGATATTTTCAACATAAAGTACCCTCCTTTTTTTTAAAAAGGAACTTTTTCTAGTTTTTTGGACAATCATAGCCCTCTTTTAGCTCCCTTTCATTCACCCTTTATATATGGATAAGAAACCAAAATGGACAGGGTCAAAATAATCCCCAAAAACAAAAAAGCATGGAACATGATGATCCATGCGCAAGTAACAAAATTTAATACTGAAATCCTTTATCCCCTGTTATTTTTATCACACCTTCCATTTTTACACGAATGTAAAATGAGACTGAATCAAAAATTAGAGGAGGGTATTGTATTGTTAAAGTTATTTATTTTCGTATTAATCCTTATTACTTTGGTCGTGTTAAGTATGTTTATTGCTGGTGTGCTGGAGTTACATAAGCAAGAAAAGGAAGACAAAAAGAATATCATCAGAGACGGAATGGAAGGATATTTGGACAAAACGTTTGGTTTTGGGAATGTAACCATCTTCAAATCGATTCTTGATGCTGATGGCAATACTAGATACTTAGTATATTTGCCAAAGTACGAATGGTTTAAATCTCCGCAATATGAATGGTATGAAGTCTATGCGATACAGAGCGGATTTAAACACAACGCCATAAAAGGTTAATAGATTTGCAAAAGAACACCTCAATTGTTGAGGTGTTCTATTTTTAAATAATGCCCCTATAACCATCCCTCATCAATTGTACTATTGTCGGCGAGAGAAAATGCTGCATTCGTAATGGCTTTTGATAAGGTTTCACCATTTGCACAAACATCATTAAAACAAACCTCATGTTCACCTGCTGCAGAATATGTATAGCCGAAACTTTTTAATCGGTCAACAATTAAAAGTGCTTGTTCAAGGTTTTCCTCCGGCTGAAAATCATAAATAAATACCCTTTTTTCTGCGTCATACCATCTGTCATACCGATTTAATTTCCACCCAAGTATTCTACGTGCAATGACCTCTGTTTTGTTCATATCTGACAGACCTCTTTTATTCTCTAGATTATTATATTTTACCATTCCTCAATCTAACCATCTGTTTCAATATTGTGTCACAGGTTATTTCATAGGTGCAAAAAAGGACCAATATGGCCCCTTCCGGTTTAAGAATTATTTTAGTAACTTCTCAATATCATTTTCCATCTCTTCAGGCAGGGTACTTGGAAAATAGCGTTTAACAACATTTCCATTTTGATCAATTAAAAACTTAGTAAAGTTCCATTTAATATCAGAACTCTCTAGAATCTGTGGAAAATTGTTACTGAGATGCTGGTATAATCTACTGTGGGTATCCATGTTACTATCCTCTGGTGCCTGCTCACGTAAATACCGATAGAGCGGATGTGCATGCTCCCCATTTACATCAATTTTCTTAAACACAGGGAAACTTACATCATAGTTGACTGAGCAAAATGCTTGGATTTCCTCATCCGTACCAGGTTCCTGCTCGCCAAATTGATTACAAGGAAAGGCTAAAACCGAGAATCCCTGATCTTTGTAAGTCCTATAAACTTTCTCCAAACCCTTATATTGCGGGGTTAAACCACATTTACTTGCAGTATTCACAACCAGCAATACTTTTCCCTTAAAGTCCTCTAAGCTACTATTTTCACCATTTGAATGCTCAGCTTGAAACGCATAAATCGACATATGTATACCTCCAGCTCTTTTCTTCGTAAGTTATTAAAACTCAATACTACTATTCCACAAAAAACGGTCATAAACCTGCAAAAACAAAAAAGTTAAATCTCTTCACTGAGCTATTTCACAACGAAAATCTTCGAACTGATACAAAATGAACAGGAAGTTCAGCTTTATTTTCACTATAGTAATCTTTAAGCTTACCTTCATATATGAATTGAAATTTGGATACGCTTTGCAAATCATGAGGTGTAATAAGTGATAGAGGCTTATCAAAATCGATGATGTTAGATTGATTTAGTAGAAATGCAACAAATTGAGAGCAGAAGAAGGCATTTTTCCTTTTTATCGGTATATTAAACATAACGCCAAATAAACCTAATAAATTATAGCGATAATCTTTCTTCTGTGCTTCCAATTCTTTTAAAAAATAGTTCATCTTTTGAATTTGTTCCTCTGTTACGGTGATAGAATAAATGGCACAGTCCGCTTGTTTAAATAAACCTGCCTTCACATCTTCCCTAACAAATCCTCCTATAAAGGGGTTTCGGACAGTTTTTCTCCCAAAGCTATATACCTCAGATAACTGGCTATCACAGGAAATGGATGCATGATTATATGGTTTTTTCGTATATAACTTTATTAATTTTGTTAAAAATGAACCCGTATTCGTTAAAAGAAGGTACATCTGTTTTTCCACCATCATTAGCCTCCTCAAGAAAACTTCTCTGTTTTTACTATACAAATAAAAACTTAAGAAAAGTTTCATAGAATCCTTAAGATATTCTTAACTTTTAGGAGTGTTTATTTTACATGTAACGCGGACTCTTTTTTACAAAAAAAATCACCTTTCCTGTGGGATAGGTGATTACATTGCTCCTTACATTGCTTTGTACTTTTATACTAGGTCAACCTCTTTCCATTTTCGAACACTATTTATAAACCAGACTCTTGTTGCTTTTTTTAAATCAGAGTGTGTGAGTACTTTTTCGTGTATTTCTCCATTTTGTAGTAAACTGTCACGAAAAGTCCCAGCTAGTAAACCGCTGTTTACGGGCGGAGTCCATCGTACACCGTCAATTTCCAGGGCAACGTTGCCATTTGTAAATTCGGTTATTTCTCCGTCTTGATTCCAAAGCAGGACATCAAAAGCTTCTGCTGGCTTCTGTTTTTGAAACTTTTCGTAGATTTCGCGATTGGTGGTTTTATGGTACAGAAATGGATTGGTTTTATCGACTGGCTCATCTGCTATGACCACTTTTAACACTGCATCCTGTTGGGTGATAGGTTGACCTTCGATCATTAACTCTCCATCTTTAGCCAATAATAATCGAACCTTGATCATCCCGTTATGTTGTTTATCTCTATACTCGTTTAAGAATCCTTTTATCCTTTCAACTTCGATAGGATACCCAAAATACCGGGCTGAATTCTCTAGGCGTTTAAGGTGCTCTTCAAGCAAAAAATAATCCCCATTGTCCAGCAGCAAACTTTCTAACAACTGGTATTCCGATGGTTTTTCCTCTAACAGCTTTGCTTTTGCAAGAATCTCATTGTATTCCCCTTCTGATGTGGAATCCCATGTAACTCCTCCGCCAACACCATACACGGCGCTGCCAGTTGAATGGTCAATCAGCACTGTTCTAATAGGTACATTAAAAATCGCTTCTTTATCTGGTGTAATATAGCCAATAGCACCGCAGTAAACCTCACGTGGTTCATTTTCTAAGTCTGCAATGATATTCATCGTGCTAACCTTTGGTGCACCTGTAATGGACCCGCATGGAAAAAGTGCTTTAAAGATATCTAAAAGGGTCGTGTTTTCTGTTACCTTTGCAGAAATGGTGGAGGTCATTTGATGAACCGTCGGGTATTGTTCAATTTCAAATAATTTCTCAACCTCAACCGTTCCTGATTCAGCAACCATTCCGAGGTCATTTCGGAGCAAATCGACAATCATAAGGTTTTCTGCACGATTTTTCTCGGATTGAAGCAGCCAGTTTGCATTTCTTGCATCCTCTTCAAATGACGCCCCTCTTTTAATCGTACCCTTCATTGGTCGAGTTGTAATTCTTCCATTTTTCAAGTGAAAAAACAACTCAGGTGAAGCAGATACTATACTATGTTCACCCGTTTGTATGTAAGCGCAATAATTAGAGCTTTGTGCTTTTTTTAGCCTATTATAAAAAGCAAGACTATCACCGCTAAATTCTGAATGAAGACGGATGGTATAATTCGTTTGGTATGTATTCCCATACTGTATAGATTTTTTAATAGAGGAGATTGCTTGATTATACTCCTCCATCGTAATGGCTGGTTTCCATTTAGATACGGAAAAATCCCCATCACTGCTAATTTGTTGAGGTAGGGGTTTTGAAAAAATACCAAACCAGAGCAAAGGAAAAGAACCCCCGCTTTTGACTTTAAATGCTGGATCAAATGCGGAAGCACTCTCGTATGATAAATATCCTGCAACATAATACCCTTTTTCTACAGCTTCTTGTACAAGCTGAAAGCACGGTAAGACATCTTCCACTTTATGTGCGGCTATCACTCTGACCGGATTTTGAAACGTTAATGGTTTTATTGTTCCGTTTGAATCGGCAAATTCAAATGCTAAAAGAGGTTCTTTTTGTATCATGATCTATGCTTTCACCCTTAAGTTTTCTGATTTTTAAAAGGAAGGCTGTGTTAAACTTGGCTGTTGATTTGCGCTCCTGGCGCTATGCTTTCCGCGGGCTCGCCCGTGAGCCTCCTCGGTCGTTCCCGACCTGCGGGGTCTCACTCAGCTCGTTCATCCCGCAGGAGTCAAGCGCCCTCCGCTCCAATCAACAGGTTCTAAAATCAACAGTATCCTTTAACACAGCCTAATTGAAAAGAAACCTCTTTTAGTTTATTTATCCTTGTTTCTTTCGTCAACTCTTTCAGCTATTTCCTGGGCTAACTCGGTGGCGTAGTTTGGCCGCAATTTTCTTGGTGATACATCTTTTTTGGCTGTATCATTTGCTCCTGTACGTCTCCTGTAGCTCATTACTAAATAAATGAGGGAGTAAATGACAACCATACTACTTCCAGTAATGAGGCCTGCTGTTTGTCCTGGAATAAAAGGCATGCATAATAAAACGATGATTAAGCTTATTAATGCAATCCAAGATGTAAGAGGGAACCCCGGCATTTGACAGATCCCGCCCGGCGGACATCCTTCCCTTTTACGAAAGCGGATATGACTTGCCATGATTACGGCATAGGTAAAGATTAGAGCAAATCCGCCAGATGTAATTAAAACAAGATAGGCTCTCGGAAATAACAGACCAAAAAACAGTCCAATCATCATGGACAGCCCGGAAAATAAAATACCTTTGTACGGAACATCTCTTTTGTCCTTAAGCCAATGCGGTGCATGACCTTCATCAGAAAGGGAACGAATCATTCTTCCTAATCCAAAAATACATGCCAGCATCGCTGAGAGAATCGCTGAAATCAATACCAGATTTAGCGCCGTACCTGCCCAGCCAATCCCCCATCGATTTAGTGAGGCAACCATCGGACTTACGTTTTCACTAAGTTCTGCTGTAGGAATAAGTGGCAGCAGCACTGCCGCATACAGGATATATAATCCGACCAATGAAAAAACGGTATAGCGAATCGCTTTCGGTATCGTTTCAGTTGGATTATCGGCCTCAGTTGCCGCTAATCCAATGATCTCAAAGCCCGCATAGGCAAAAACAACCAGGAGCATACTTCCAGCAATCCCCTGTACTCCTCCAGGCATGATTGGTTCCCTCGCCAACTCTCCGGCACCAATCGCTGGTGTTCCTGGCATTAAACCTACAATCAAAACCAATGCCGTTAAGATAAAAAAGATAATCGCAAAAATTTTAACTGCAGATAACCCGCTTGCCAGCTTTCCTATTTTATCTGCTCCTAATAAATTAAGCAGCGTAACCGCTACAATAATTGATCCACCTAACCAAGCGATTGATACATTCGGTACCCATTCACGAACCAACAATGAAATGGCTGTAGCTTCACTCGACATCGATAAAACGGTCCCTGTCCAATAAAGCCAGCCCACAACAAATCCTGTTCCCTGTCCAAGTTCCCTTGCCGCAAATGTACTAAAGGAACCTACTGTGGGTGCACCCACAGTCATCTCTGACAAAGCATATAAGATCAGATACACAAGCCCGCCGGCTAAAATATACGATATTAAAATAGATGGACCTGCTGCATTAATCGCCACAGATGATCCAAGGAAAAAAGACCCCCCAATGACACTTCCTAACGCCATCATCGTTAGCTGCCATGCAGACAACCCTTTTCGCTTGCGCTTCATTATATTTTCAGCCATTTTGCATGCTCACCCATTTTCTAAAATAATCTAACGTTATTATTTACATCATTTAGAAAAGGATTCTATGGGATATGCTGCTAGTATTTGTAAACACCCTTTGAATGGCCGAGAGGTATCCTGCAATTGACAAAAAATTTACAATTCACCAACTGTGTCTTAACAATTCTTTACTATAATGAGTGTAACTAGGATGATTGGGGAGGAGGATGTTGCATGCGTGAGTTCATGTTTAGAATCGTCATCTTGATTCCGATTTGTACTTTTATGTAATAAACCTTCACTATTCCTAATAAAACCTGCACAAATATGCCTCTATTTTTATTCTAACGAACTTGGCAGCTGTTGATAAGCTAATTTCATAATGATTTCTTTGTGTTGCGGATAAACTTTCATCAATTCTTCTTGTGTAAACAGTTCAAAGTCTTGAAATTCAAATCCTGGGGAAACCATACATCCCACTAGTGAACAAGTTTCCTTCTCCGAAACAGAAGACCCAAATATGGAATTTTTCTTCACTAAGACTTGGGGTACTTCGCCTGCATCAAGATTCATCCCTAACTTTATTTCCTTATAATCGCCACTTTCATCAATGACATGAATACTTAAAGAACTTCCACCGTGATAGTACCAAAGTTCATCTGATTTAAGCCGGTGAAAATGGGAGACATCATCAGAGGTTAAAAGAAAATAAATACTGGTATATAGCTTACGTATTCCCTCGTAATTAACGGACAATTCGTTGTCACTAATATGTTCATCTGACTTAAAAGTTTCTTTGTAGTAACCACCTTCAGGATGTGGTGTAAGGCCAAGCTTCGAAACTAGGTTATTCAAATCATTACGATGCATGATATAATCCCTCCATTCTACTATTTGTTTCATCTATAAACTTATTATCTTTTTTACACAACAATAAAAGCTGCCTTCATGGCAGCAATATACTTACCAGATTTTCCGCTGGTTCAACAAATTTATTAAAAAATCCTTCTAAAAAGACGACCTTATTTTTTTTCTAACTTTTCGAAGGAATTTAAGCGGCTATACCAGTGAGCCAGTAAATAGAATGAGGTTAGGATCAAGAAAGAATATGTAAAAGACCAATCAATTTTCTTGTATAAATCAAATTTAGCCAATGCAGGCATACCTACATATGCACCTAGCACTCCAAAAAAAACTGCTTTTAGATATGGATTAAAGTTAGGCCTATATTGCAACAATAGCATGACAAACACTGGTAAAACAGAAAGTCTGTACGAAAAATTTATTGTGGCTACGGGAACTACCTTTACCGGATAAGCCCATTTTCCAAAACTAACTCCAAGCGTATCAAGGATTTCTGATAATACCATTACTAATAAACCTGCAGAAAATAAACGAGCTGTGCTTTCACGATTTCGGAAAATCCCCCAAATAATCCAAGGGGCAACGATCATAGCTAATGCTGTCCACCACTGCCAAGTAAATAGAAAGGCATTCATTACTGTTTCAACAATTAACTGGTTTGCCTCATTAATCATTTTAGTTGCTTTATCTACTTGTTGCAATCCTTCTTGGTAAGTCATCGACTACCCACCTTCATCACAATTTCATGTCCTGTTAGTTTACACTGTAGCTTCTTTAGCTATTCCCCATTCAAAAGTAAACTAGTTTATTGAAAGGTATCCGCACAGAGTACCCAAGAATTTAAAATGAAGGTAAAAAAATGAACCTGGATATCATTACATTTTTGAGATATATCTACAAATTCTCACCAATTTCTACGCGCTTTTATAATATTTCTACAATCCACATAAAAACAAAACGCCACCGATTAATGGCAGCGCTCTTTTGGTTTTACTATTATATTACTCTCTTCAATTCCTCTATAAAGCCAATTACCTCTTCTTCTTTTGTTGCCCAGGAAGTCACGAGGCGAATTGCCGATGAATCAGAATCTACCTTCTCCCAGACATGAAAAGCATAGTTGTTTTGAAGCTCGGTGATAACTGCATTCGGCAGTATCGGAAAAATTTGATTTGACGGTGAGTGGGTCAAAAACTTTATATTTGCTTTTACGAGCTCATCTCTAATCCTGCCTGACATCTGATTTGCATGCGCGGCCAAATCAAAGAACAAATTATCCCGAAAGAGTTCAAGAAATTGTATGCCCATCAATCTTCCCTTGGCAAGGAGCGCCCCTTTTTGCTTAATATGGTAACGAAAATCTTCCTTTAAAGATCCACGGCAAATCACTAATGCCTCACCAATCAAAGCTCCATTCTTTGTCCCGCCAATGTAAAACGCATCGACTAGGTTTGGGAGATCGCTCAACAGCAGATCATTCTCCTCTGAACACAATGCAGAACCAAGCCTTGCACCATCCATATACAATATAAGCTGATTACGTTGGCAAAAGTCATGTAACTCCTGCAGTTCGCTCTTAGAATATATAGAACCAATTTCAGTAGAATTCGATATGTAAACTAATTTCGGCTTTACCATGTGCTCATCCGGATGACCGTCTAGTACTCCCTGCAAATCCGCTGGTGAAAGTTTTCCATCTTTCCCCTCAACTGATAGAATTTTATGACCGGTTGCTTCGATGGCACCTGTTTCATGACCCAGAATATGTCCGCTGCTAACGGCGATTGCCGCTTCATGTGGTCTAAGGAAAGCTGATATAGCAATAAGATTGGTTTGTGTTCCTCCTGAAATGAAGTGAATATCTACGTTGTCATTTAGGAGTTTCTCCTTTATCCGTTCACTTGCTTCTTTCGAATATCTATCCTCACCGTACCCCTCTTCCTGCTCCAGGTTGGTTTCTAGTAGTGCATTTAGTATTCTAGGATGTGCCCCTTCACTGTAATCGTTCTTAAAGCTGTACATTCTATTGCCCCCGTTTATCACTTTTTCTAATCATCGTACTATATCTTACCAAGATTTTTTACAACCTGCCAAAAAAAAGTCACATGTTTCAAACCGAAAAGAAGTAAAATATTCACTACCACTCACTCGACGCTTTTGGTATTATTACCAATATCAGATTTTCATAATGGGTTATTAAGGGAGACCAAACAAGTGGAGATTTATAAAAGAAAAGGGAATTTAGTTAAAATGCACCCTGCGCAAATCCTTGTTCTCGGATTCGGCGGGCTAATATTATTGGGGACTTTCCTTTTTATGCTCCC
This genomic stretch from Neobacillus niacini harbors:
- a CDS encoding BC1872 family protein, with translation MNKTEVIARRILGWKLNRYDRWYDAEKRVFIYDFQPEENLEQALLIVDRLKSFGYTYSAAGEHEVCFNDVCANGETLSKAITNAAFSLADNSTIDEGWL
- a CDS encoding glutathione peroxidase gives rise to the protein MSIYAFQAEHSNGENSSLEDFKGKVLLVVNTASKCGLTPQYKGLEKVYRTYKDQGFSVLAFPCNQFGEQEPGTDEEIQAFCSVNYDVSFPVFKKIDVNGEHAHPLYRYLREQAPEDSNMDTHSRLYQHLSNNFPQILESSDIKWNFTKFLIDQNGNVVKRYFPSTLPEEMENDIEKLLK
- the pabB gene encoding aminodeoxychorismate synthase component I gives rise to the protein MIQKEPLLAFEFADSNGTIKPLTFQNPVRVIAAHKVEDVLPCFQLVQEAVEKGYYVAGYLSYESASAFDPAFKVKSGGSFPLLWFGIFSKPLPQQISSDGDFSVSKWKPAITMEEYNQAISSIKKSIQYGNTYQTNYTIRLHSEFSGDSLAFYNRLKKAQSSNYCAYIQTGEHSIVSASPELFFHLKNGRITTRPMKGTIKRGASFEEDARNANWLLQSEKNRAENLMIVDLLRNDLGMVAESGTVEVEKLFEIEQYPTVHQMTSTISAKVTENTTLLDIFKALFPCGSITGAPKVSTMNIIADLENEPREVYCGAIGYITPDKEAIFNVPIRTVLIDHSTGSAVYGVGGGVTWDSTSEGEYNEILAKAKLLEEKPSEYQLLESLLLDNGDYFLLEEHLKRLENSARYFGYPIEVERIKGFLNEYRDKQHNGMIKVRLLLAKDGELMIEGQPITQQDAVLKVVIADEPVDKTNPFLYHKTTNREIYEKFQKQKPAEAFDVLLWNQDGEITEFTNGNVALEIDGVRWTPPVNSGLLAGTFRDSLLQNGEIHEKVLTHSDLKKATRVWFINSVRKWKEVDLV
- a CDS encoding amino acid permease — translated: MAENIMKRKRKGLSAWQLTMMALGSVIGGSFFLGSSVAINAAGPSILISYILAGGLVYLILYALSEMTVGAPTVGSFSTFAARELGQGTGFVVGWLYWTGTVLSMSSEATAISLLVREWVPNVSIAWLGGSIIVAVTLLNLLGADKIGKLASGLSAVKIFAIIFFILTALVLIVGLMPGTPAIGAGELAREPIMPGGVQGIAGSMLLVVFAYAGFEIIGLAATEADNPTETIPKAIRYTVFSLVGLYILYAAVLLPLIPTAELSENVSPMVASLNRWGIGWAGTALNLVLISAILSAMLACIFGLGRMIRSLSDEGHAPHWLKDKRDVPYKGILFSGLSMMIGLFFGLLFPRAYLVLITSGGFALIFTYAVIMASHIRFRKREGCPPGGICQMPGFPLTSWIALISLIIVLLCMPFIPGQTAGLITGSSMVVIYSLIYLVMSYRRRTGANDTAKKDVSPRKLRPNYATELAQEIAERVDERNKDK
- a CDS encoding cupin domain-containing protein — translated: MHRNDLNNLVSKLGLTPHPEGGYYKETFKSDEHISDNELSVNYEGIRKLYTSIYFLLTSDDVSHFHRLKSDELWYYHGGSSLSIHVIDESGDYKEIKLGMNLDAGEVPQVLVKKNSIFGSSVSEKETCSLVGCMVSPGFEFQDFELFTQEELMKVYPQHKEIIMKLAYQQLPSSLE
- a CDS encoding CBO0543 family protein yields the protein MTYQEGLQQVDKATKMINEANQLIVETVMNAFLFTWQWWTALAMIVAPWIIWGIFRNRESTARLFSAGLLVMVLSEILDTLGVSFGKWAYPVKVVPVATINFSYRLSVLPVFVMLLLQYRPNFNPYLKAVFFGVLGAYVGMPALAKFDLYKKIDWSFTYSFLILTSFYLLAHWYSRLNSFEKLEKK
- a CDS encoding threonine aldolase family protein, which produces MYSFKNDYSEGAHPRILNALLETNLEQEEGYGEDRYSKEASERIKEKLLNDNVDIHFISGGTQTNLIAISAFLRPHEAAIAVSSGHILGHETGAIEATGHKILSVEGKDGKLSPADLQGVLDGHPDEHMVKPKLVYISNSTEIGSIYSKSELQELHDFCQRNQLILYMDGARLGSALCSEENDLLLSDLPNLVDAFYIGGTKNGALIGEALVICRGSLKEDFRYHIKQKGALLAKGRLMGIQFLELFRDNLFFDLAAHANQMSGRIRDELVKANIKFLTHSPSNQIFPILPNAVITELQNNYAFHVWEKVDSDSSAIRLVTSWATKEEEVIGFIEELKRVI